AAAACCAGAAGAGCGCTCTTCCGAAAGAGAAGTACGAACAGAAGGTGCCGGCCAATCGTCCCgggaaggatgaggatatggcGGGTGCAGTCTTGTTTGTTGCTGCGAACCAGTATTTAAATGGGCAGACGGTGGTGGTCGATGGTGGATATGTTTTGGCTGCGGGAACTGTTTAAGATCATCTTATGTAAATTAGTTAATGGCCGATATTAATGCACAAGCTGGACTTGACTCGCTATATCTGTCAGACATCTGTATATCCCATTTAACGATCGCACAGTTGAGGCTCGGGGCACATGGGCAAATCATAGGCAACATGCCGTATTCTCTCTCCATCGATGGAGATACAGGCCCATGCTGACTACCCCCAAAAAATCTGCGCGGATGGACTTCAGACTCAGTATCGAGTCCTTACAGAGCACATCGTACTAGTCAAGGATAGATACGGTCATTTAGGTTCCAAAGCGTATTAATTCGACCACATATCTTGGATTCCAGCATGTTCGACCAGCCATTCTTAAACTAATATACCCTGCATCTGCCACAGTGGAAGCAGATCAACGCGGTCTATCCAATGGGATTGGTCGGATATAGTGCCCGGATGGGAATAATACCATCATTATCCGCCTTGAGCGGCGAACAATGTCCCACAATGGGAAGCATCCGTGGATTCTTCGCTGGTGAGATCGTCATTAGAGTCAGAATCGAATGCTCAAACACGAATGATTCGTGCATTGCATCAAGGGGCTTGTCGTTTGACTGCCTTGGCATGCATCGCGGTCAAAATTCTTAATACATCATGATGAGATGCCCTTGAATACCAGTCGTGAATCTGGTAAAATGTCGTGTGGCGCGAGTTTGCCTCTGGACGTAAAACTATATTTCTGCTGAATGCAAACGTACCTGAGAACATAGCAATCTCATCTACCTTCATAATGACGAGCTTACGAGATATCCAGCCTTTGACCTCCTCAAACAATATCCCAACTCTCCGTTCCACCCCGTCACTCGAGCGTTCATCGTCATATGATAGTCCAGTCGACAATTCCCCGAGTGAAATCAACAATCAACGCGAACCCGATTACCAGGTCAAAGCCACATTGACCGAACTCCTCAATGATGCGCGGGTTAAGTCGAGCACAAATGGCAGCAGGCGAGTGCAGAATGCCTTGATGGAGACCGAGCAGGAGCTACGGCAGCAAAGGCGGCAGTCAACTCATAGCCGACGAGGAAGCAAGGATGATTCAAGGCAGGGTAATTTAATTGTATTGGGACAGGAATGTGAGAATCCTTTTAAATCCTAGCATGATATATTGCATTGTATTCACTAGTTCCACGTGCTATTCAATCTCAACATAGTATGTGTAAAAGCTTCCGGTTGTTGGTATAATACAAAATCGTCAGTTATGATATGAACAAAATATAGTACATCATAAATTTTCCTCCATTAAAGCCCGCCTTTCTCCTTATCGGCCGCCTCGATAATATCACTGTCATACCGCGGATCCAGCTTGTTCAGCACCTTGCTCGAATGCGGCTGCTGCGGTGCGCGTGCAGTGGCATTGGCCCCGGGGCCTGGGAATGAACCTTCATTAGGGCCCTTATCGGTGGTCTCGTGTGCGCTTCTGGGGTTGATATCGACGTTCTTAGCGTCGGTGGGTAGGCGCTGCGTGAGGTTGGTTGGGTTGCTTTCGGACATGTTGATTTGCGTGGAGGCAACAGATTGATAAATAGACTGGACCGGAATTGATTGAGGAAAATTCAATGGCTGTAGGGCGGTACTTGTATGATAAGAGGCCATGCGTCATGGCGATGTCAAGCAGGTTCGGTCATGGTGATATCACAATGCAATGAGCCCTAACCAGATGCTATTCAAGATCGATATTCACGCTCATATTCCGATTATAGTGCCTGCTTTGTATGTGAACTATGATATGCATTTCACTGCATCCGGAATGAATCGTTTGGCCGGAATAGTCGTAGTTAAATTCACATCCTCTCTCGCTGAATCTGCCTGTTCACTTGAATTTCGAGATTAGAATTCGCTAGCCTTTCCAAATATTTTGTAATCCTGTTCTCTCGGGGCACCAAGAACCATAACTACTATTTCAGTCAGTGCAGATGGTGATTATCAAGAAGGTGCATACCGATTCTCGGCCATTTGACGGCAGTATGAATGAAGGCTTTATGGGCTCTAACCGATGTTATGCCGACTTTCGTTTGGTGTCTAACCGCATTTTCATCTCCTAAAGCCCGTGTCAGACCTTTGGCCTCCGTACTACAACCTAAATCCAAGCTGCGTTTCGGCAAGGATAGAGTTATCACAAGCGACAACGACCGACGATCTTAATCTCAGCTATATCAGCTTCTCTCAAATACCTCGGCTTTTTAATTATATTAAATAAGGTCGGCGATTATCGCGGTAACAGACTCTGAGCTTTCGAATGCCACCCAACTCCTGATAGCTTAAAGAGTAGTCATTGTTTACTGTGGCTATGAGATGGATCACCCTTGGCTGAGACCACAAGAACCCCCACGGTCCATTGCATCATCGTAGATCAGTCTGGAGGCGGGGCGATAGTCATCCCACGAGGTAAAACGGTGATCTAACAACCTAGATGCAGCTACGAGTCCATCGTGAATTTGTCTTTTTAAGACGTGCCGGCGATCCTCTGTTGATGGACTATGGGGCGAATCAGAAGATTATACTGGCTTGATATCAGTCTCGTGTATTGACTATCCGTATTTCACTCTCAAACAAATCAGTCTAATAGTATAAATCCCGAAATCTGTATTACCATAGATTACCAGCGTACATCGTCAATTTAACCGGGTATCACCAATCATAATCATACTGCGTCAATATCATCAACGTATCGCCATACTCGCAATCACCACCGAGCTCATATGGCTGCCCGTGGCCGCGTATGGCACATGTCCCGAGAAGCCTTCTTCGCCCATCCGCCGTGGCTCGAGTGCAATACTGCGTTCGTACAAGTCACCGAACTCTTCTGTGCTCTGTAGGCCGTTTACGATGTAGTCTTGTAGTTCGGGGACCGATTGGAAGACATATGGCGTGCTTTGGAATTGCTGGATGTCCTGAAGGACTTCGCCAACTTTCAATCGTTTGCTGAAGTTAATCATGCCGTTGGGGGCATGGTTTGCGATGCCATCTTCAATGAAGACAAGATCGGTCAAGTAGATTCCTAGTCTCATTAGCCGTGCGCCAGGTGATTGATTACATGGAAAGGAACTTAccaagaaatggaacgcaCGGGGGATGTGTGCAGCGCAAATTCTCGCGATATTTGCCAAAGTTCTTCGTACTAGACATGAGCTCTCGCATTTCCTCCAGCGTATTCATCACCTTCGGACTGAGCTGCGGCCAGGTCATGTAGAGTCGGTAGATAGGGGTCGTTCCGAGGCCCGATATAATGGACATCATCGTAGCATAATTGTTAAGGGAGCGGCATTTCTATAGGAGTCAGCGGCAATCATAACTATCAGGGTGGGTACACGCACATCGGCAATAGTGATAAATTGCTTGATGAGCATAACTCGCTTTTTGATCTCCGTTTGCGCCAGAATAGTTGCACCCACCCAATTTGACAACTGATTGGAATGCAGAATCATAGCGTTCACATTGGTCCCCTTGTCATTTGGACCCTTTCTCTGCCAAGACTTGTTCAGACACTCGAGCGGTTTGATGCGCGCATAATGCTGGTACTCAAGGATGGTCAACTGCCGAGCGAACTCCATGGCGTCGATATCCAAGATCTTGATCTTGCGCAGGTTCTTGGGTATAATGGGCGGCGGCG
The sequence above is a segment of the Aspergillus chevalieri M1 DNA, chromosome 6, nearly complete sequence genome. Coding sequences within it:
- a CDS encoding Ras-GEF domain-containing protein (COG:T;~EggNog:ENOG410PGVB;~InterPro:IPR000651,IPR036964,IPR019804,IPR023578, IPR008937,IPR001895;~PFAM:PF00617,PF00618;~go_function: GO:0005085 - guanyl-nucleotide exchange factor activity [Evidence IEA];~go_process: GO:0007264 - small GTPase mediated signal transduction [Evidence IEA]), with product MSSTITVTMETKRHSGQDLPSEHARKGSINTDTPWYLQLDHANEVVYDPAICTVRQGTLTGLVEHLTRHDKLDAVFNDTFLMTYPSFVTASELFEKLLVRFYTLPPEGLSESETETWIQQKQKMIRFRVVNILKNWFGRFWLELPGEDSLTFARQAHHLVQTSPAITEIPGAQQLLVVMEQRLQDKSTKHLVPPPIASAPPPIIPKNLRKIKILDIDAMEFARQLTILEYQHYARIKPLECLNKSWQRKGPNDKGTNVNAMILHSNQLSNWVGATILAQTEIKKRVMLIKQFITIADKCRSLNNYATMMSIISGLGTTPIYRLYMTWPQLSPKVMNTLEEMRELMSSTKNFGKYRENLRCTHPPCVPFLGIYLTDLVFIEDGIANHAPNGMINFSKRLKVGEVLQDIQQFQSTPYVFQSVPELQDYIVNGLQSTEEFGDLYERSIALEPRRMGEEGFSGHVPYAATGSHMSSVVIASMAIR